The following proteins come from a genomic window of Sebaldella sp. S0638:
- a CDS encoding glycoside hydrolase has product MKITVLGGGGVRSPFLAKSLISNAERVGLTEIVFMDSNEEKLNIYGKIAEKIAKRINPGINFWLTSDPVAALKDANFIITTIRVGEDKARVLDERIALNNGILGQETTGAGGFAMSLRSIPKILEYCKMIEEHSAEGAMLFNFTNPSGIVTQAIHLSGFKNVYGICDAPSEFIKQVASVLEKPLEEVSAECFGLNHLSWFRNITVNGKDVMDELLAKKELYTETEMKFFDPELVKISGNLLLNEYLYYFYYREKAEKAIMSSDKTRGETILEINKQMTKELKEVDIDKDTDKAFEIYLRNYMKRENSYMEIESKTEKLHKKDPETLEEYLAKPDSGGYAGVALDIIQGFREGKRKEMVVSVPNRGAIDFLEDDDVVEITCIFEDNQINPIKVPGIGKMQRNLIQSIKLYERLTVEAVFEKSREKAIKALTVHPLVNSYSLAKKLTDEYLEAHKEYIGEWK; this is encoded by the coding sequence ATGAAAATAACAGTATTAGGAGGAGGCGGAGTCAGATCGCCGTTTTTGGCAAAATCACTGATTAGTAATGCAGAAAGAGTAGGGCTTACTGAAATAGTGTTTATGGATTCAAATGAGGAGAAGCTGAATATTTACGGGAAAATAGCAGAAAAAATAGCAAAAAGAATAAACCCCGGCATAAATTTCTGGCTGACTTCAGATCCTGTAGCGGCACTGAAAGATGCAAACTTTATAATTACTACAATAAGAGTGGGTGAAGATAAGGCAAGGGTGCTTGACGAGAGAATAGCACTGAATAACGGGATACTCGGCCAGGAAACAACAGGTGCAGGAGGTTTCGCAATGTCTCTCAGATCTATTCCGAAAATATTGGAGTATTGTAAAATGATAGAAGAACACTCGGCTGAAGGTGCAATGCTGTTTAATTTCACGAATCCTTCGGGAATAGTAACACAGGCAATTCATTTGAGCGGATTTAAAAATGTATACGGAATATGTGATGCACCAAGTGAATTCATTAAACAGGTAGCAAGTGTTCTGGAAAAGCCTCTTGAGGAAGTTTCGGCAGAGTGTTTCGGACTGAATCATCTCTCATGGTTCAGAAATATAACAGTAAACGGAAAAGATGTCATGGACGAACTTCTTGCCAAGAAAGAGCTGTATACTGAGACAGAAATGAAATTCTTTGATCCGGAACTTGTGAAAATATCAGGGAATCTGCTTCTGAATGAGTATCTGTATTATTTTTACTACAGGGAAAAAGCTGAAAAAGCTATAATGAGTTCTGATAAAACAAGGGGAGAAACTATCCTTGAAATAAACAAACAGATGACAAAAGAGCTGAAAGAAGTGGATATAGATAAAGACACGGATAAGGCTTTTGAAATATATTTAAGAAATTATATGAAAAGAGAGAACAGCTATATGGAGATAGAATCAAAAACAGAAAAACTCCATAAAAAAGATCCTGAAACATTGGAAGAGTATCTGGCAAAGCCTGACAGCGGAGGATATGCAGGAGTGGCCCTTGATATTATTCAGGGATTCCGTGAAGGAAAGAGAAAAGAGATGGTTGTGTCAGTTCCAAACAGAGGTGCAATTGATTTTCTTGAAGATGATGATGTGGTAGAAATAACATGTATATTTGAAGACAATCAGATAAATCCCATAAAAGTTCCCGGAATAGGAAAAATGCAGAGAAATCTGATACAAAGCATAAAACTTTATGAGAGACTTACAGTAGAAGCAGTGTTTGAAAAAAGCAGAGAAAAAGCAATAAAGGCTTTAACAGTGCATCCTTTGGTAAATTCATACTCACTGGCTAAAAAATTAACTGATGAATACCTTGAAGCACATAAGGAATATATTGGTGAATGGAAATAA
- a CDS encoding CehA/McbA family metallohydrolase, with amino-acid sequence MKVNGIFSGSGIEIFDYKIKMENIRKNISIKLDSEIFEHFFLIVKDPDKKIRALLTYKTRIKEYIISVGKEDTSNGTVYGILPDGVWEFTVIKPYDIKGEFAFEIETDVNTEKTGYNLELLKTNFEKKYSDEKKWYRGDLHVHSSYSDGRQSFETIFNIIKEKKLDFLFLTDHSIVPTQFYKSEICIIPSTEITFDNFGHINIFGLKDFIDYSVFFREIDFDKKAEIIDEILKYEKDQGALVSVNHPFHPETPFTHDINMENTDLLEVMNSPYYYEEVDYNGEAVKFLDYLWLNNIKIFGTGGSDSHKPLKDGKETVGIPLTYIYSDGLSANNLLSAMKNGNMYVSKNKGTAIKIYSNDKEILPGSEVTGSVKFITEAEENTKWNLVKNGKIIKSETGKKAEFDFDISEKEFYRVEGCSTEDGRLTIYVNPVYNNIKFQNKHTWKELMSKYLSEKKEDFI; translated from the coding sequence ATGAAGGTAAACGGAATTTTCAGCGGATCAGGGATTGAAATTTTTGATTATAAAATAAAAATGGAAAATATCAGGAAAAATATTTCTATAAAGCTTGATTCGGAAATATTTGAACATTTTTTTCTTATTGTGAAAGATCCGGATAAAAAAATCAGGGCGCTTCTCACTTATAAAACCAGAATAAAAGAATATATAATCTCTGTCGGGAAAGAGGATACATCAAATGGAACAGTTTACGGTATTCTTCCCGACGGGGTATGGGAATTTACAGTGATAAAACCTTATGATATAAAAGGAGAATTTGCTTTTGAAATAGAAACAGATGTAAATACAGAAAAAACAGGGTATAATCTGGAACTTTTGAAAACAAATTTTGAGAAAAAGTATTCTGATGAGAAAAAATGGTACAGGGGAGACCTCCATGTACACAGCAGTTATTCTGACGGAAGACAGAGTTTTGAAACAATTTTTAATATTATAAAAGAAAAGAAACTGGACTTTTTGTTTCTTACAGACCACTCCATAGTACCTACGCAGTTTTACAAATCAGAAATATGCATAATACCTTCTACAGAGATAACATTTGATAATTTTGGACATATAAATATATTCGGGCTGAAAGATTTTATAGATTATTCTGTTTTTTTCAGGGAAATCGATTTTGATAAAAAAGCAGAAATTATAGATGAGATACTAAAATATGAAAAAGATCAGGGCGCACTTGTATCTGTAAACCATCCTTTTCATCCTGAAACACCGTTTACACATGACATAAATATGGAAAATACAGATTTGCTCGAAGTAATGAATTCTCCTTATTATTATGAAGAGGTTGATTATAACGGAGAAGCTGTAAAATTTCTGGATTATCTCTGGTTAAACAATATAAAAATATTCGGAACCGGAGGAAGTGATTCTCATAAACCTCTTAAAGACGGGAAAGAAACAGTGGGAATTCCGCTGACATATATTTATTCAGACGGTTTGTCGGCAAATAATCTCTTGTCGGCAATGAAAAACGGAAATATGTATGTAAGTAAAAATAAAGGAACAGCAATAAAGATTTACAGTAATGATAAAGAGATATTGCCCGGGAGCGAAGTGACGGGAAGTGTAAAGTTTATAACAGAAGCAGAAGAGAATACAAAATGGAATCTGGTAAAAAACGGGAAGATAATAAAAAGTGAAACAGGCAAAAAAGCAGAATTTGATTTTGATATTTCAGAAAAAGAATTTTACAGGGTGGAAGGCTGCAGCACAGAAGACGGAAGACTGACAATATATGTGAATCCTGTCTATAATAACATAAAATTTCAAAATAAACATACCTGGAAAGAGTTAATGTCAAAGTATTTGTCTGAAAAAAAGGAGGATTTTATTTAA